The genomic DNA ATATCTCTCAAGTAGAAAGCCTTGTTTCTCTATTTGACCTGACTCAGAGACTCTACCTAAACAGGAGCTTGAAATACAAATTGATCCACCTTTTTCTAATACATCTTCTGCTAATTGTCCATAGTCACCTACTAAATCAATTTGAGCTGTTAACCAACCATTTTCAACTAAAGGATTCTTTTGAACTGACCATATATCTTTAGGACTTCCATCAGCATCACCTTCAGGATGATTCATTAAACCTAATGTGACTTTTTTCTCACCTAGAACTGACTCAAAAATAGTATCATAGTTTCTACCATTTTTATTTTTATTTATCTGTTCCCATACATTCATCCTATAACTTTTAACAAGTTGTTTAGAACCGCTTGCAGTCTCAACTATAGTACCTTCTTTTATAGGGACTTCCACTAGATCATCTTTAGATACTGTTACATTCTCATATATACGATATCTATCCCCAACCTTTTCTAGTCCTTCTGTAAATTTATTAACCATATATTTTCCTTTCTATATTTGCTTTATAGTAATATAGTACAACTTTGTAAAATAGGTTATTTTCTATAGTTTACCACTGTTGTTTATTAAAAAATCTTCTTTAGAAATAGTTACATAGTCACCATCAAAAACCATTCCCATTTTTATCCAAGGTGCAAAATCTAAAGGATATAGTTCAAAGCCTTTAGCTCCTGTAAAGTTTAATACATCATAAATAATCTTTTGACCATAACCTTTTTTCTGCTGAGACCTCTCTAAATATATTCTATGTATTTCTATATAGCCTTTAGAATCTGTATCACTAAAATCTATCATGCCTATAAACTCTTGATCTTTATTAAATACGTCAAACTGACTACCATGGGTACTGTCATCACTAGAAGGAATAAAAGATAAAGAATATTTACTAGGAATAGTATTAGATTCCTTAATTCTTATTTCTGTACCTTTCTTAATAATTTTACCTTCTATAAGGTGGTCTTTTGTTAATCTCGTTTATTATCCTCTTCCTCTCTTAATTTCATAGATTTAACAGCTTTTTCTTCTTTAACAAGATTAAATATTGAGCCTTTTTGCTCTGAGTTTTTAGTTAACATATAATGTTTTCCACTTAGACTTACACCTTCAGTTAGATTATTAGATCTTTTACTTGCAAAGTATACCTCTCTAACAACTTCTTCACTTAGTCTTTCATCTATTTTCTCTGTTAGTTTTTGATTTACTTTTCCATAATTTAACTTTCTTAAAAATGAGTGTTTAATAGCTTTAAACTTTTCAGCTTCTTTTATGAATAGAGCTTTCTCATCCTCATCTTCTATTTTTTCTAATATAGCTTTATAGTTTTCTTGTATCTCTTGATTTTTCTCATAATCTGATACCCAACCGCCTACTTCTTCCATATCTAAAAATGAGTATTGACCAAAAACATCAGCTACAACACTCGAAGGTAGAGCTTCGCCTCTATCTAATCCTAAAGACGTTCCTAGATTAGCTAGTATATCATTTGCTAGTCTAATTGAGTCAGATTTTAATCGCATTCTATCACTTGATTCTTCAATTACAGGATAGTTCATGTAGATTTCAAATTCTGTATCTTCACCTTGTAAATCTCCAGTTAACATAAGATGTATTTTAAAGTCATTAGCTATATTTTCTATAAAAGTAGTTTGTGAAGGATAGACGTTTCTAGCTACAATTTTTGATTGTTGTAATAATGCTTGACCACTACTTCCCCATGAGCTTTGAGTAGTATCTATAATACCCTCTGGTATTCCTGTAGAGTAAATTAAGTCTTTTTTCTTAGCATCAAGATCTGCTATGTCATTAAGATCCATCCTACTTTCAAATTGTTTAAACTCTACAAAACCTTTAACACTAAATATAGACTCTCCTACTGAAATCTCATCTTTATTTTTAGAAGCTTCAGTGATATTTTGATACATTTGACGGACAGCATTTACTTTTTGAAACAGCTCACCCTCTGTCATATCCTCAGACCCTTGAATCTCAAATACTTTAGTAGGAAATGATGCTGGTCTAGCCATATCAACTAGCATTTCTGTAGTTTTAAAGGATTTATAAGGTGCAAGAGATTCTATGAACATAGGCTTACCATAAGGGTAAAATTCACTTTCTATAGTTTGTCTTCTAAAATGTGTTACAGACCAAGGAGGGAGAATATTATCACCTATAGTATAACCAAAAATAAAGTTCTGATACCAAAGGGCATAATCCGTTGTTAACATTTCTTGATTAAAGAGCCGAGATAGTTTTTTAATAGAGTCATATCTATCTCTTACTGTTATATAAGATTGATTATCTTTCATAGCCTGTTTAACTCTAACACCTTGAAACTCTATAACATCTTTGCACTCAGATTGGTCTATAGCTGTTACCTGTGTGATTCCAGCACCATTTAAGTCAACGCTTTTAATGTAGATAGCATTACCATA from Candidatus Woesearchaeota archaeon includes the following:
- a CDS encoding GNAT family N-acetyltransferase, encoding MPSSDDSTHGSQFDVFNKDQEFIGMIDFSDTDSKGYIEIHRIYLERSQQKKGYGQKIIYDVLNFTGAKGFELYPLDFAPWIKMGMVFDGDYVTISKEDFLINNSGKL